A genomic segment from Nicotiana sylvestris chromosome 1, ASM39365v2, whole genome shotgun sequence encodes:
- the LOC104233980 gene encoding protein CANDIDATE G-PROTEIN COUPLED RECEPTOR 2-like, with protein MIDGKMRSVESIVAELPPSSSAGAVVGAGGGGSWLYGWLVECHGLWHNVLMIVPSALFVVYLASQAKRSFWKVSNGRSHVVTALYAILWLVSFFNLAWSSLQAWECAPAKQFLWSVLSLFTTSGMLFLEVSLIAFLLRGNHASGREALTQTFLISAVAVGLDMFLKGIYLFGFGIQLFDVSTNGSQWALWVVHKLLLTGVYGLIFFMYRSRWREKLPARPAFQNYISIMFCLNATALLACALAAHGAGFGSWLYNITVISYHAIYLPLLYVTFLADFFQEDDLHLENVYYSEMKDAGFFDADWE; from the exons atgattgatggaaaaatgagATCTGTGGAATCCATAGTGGCGGAGCTACCACCGTCTTCTTCCGCAGGAGCGGTGGTTGGAGCAGGAGGCGGCGGTAGTTGGTTGTACGGTTGGCTAGTAGAGTGTCACGGCTTATGGCATAATGTATTGATGATAGTGCCTTCAGCACTGTTTGTTGTATACTTGGCTTCCCAAGCCAAGAGAAGCTTCTGGAAGGTTTCCAATGGCAGATCGCATGTAGTCACCGCTCTCTATGCCATTCTCTGGCTCGTTAGCTTCTTCAATTTGGCCTGGTCCTCTCTTCAG GCGTGGGAGTGTGCTCCAGCGAAACAATTTCTGTGGAGTGTCCTCTCCTTGTTCACAACATCCGGCATGCTATTTCTTGAAGTAAGCTTGATAGCCTTTCTACTTCGAGGGAACCATGCTAGTGGACGTGAGGCTTTAACACAGACCTTTCTTATCTCAGCAGTTGCAGTTGGTCTAGACATGTTTCTCAAG GGGATCTACCTATTTGGATTTGGTATTCAGTTGTTTGATGTTAGCACCAACGGTTCGCAATGGGCCTTATGGGTTGTCCACAAGCTGCTGCTAACCGGAGTATATGGCCTCATCTTTTTTATGTATCGATCTAGATGGAGAGAAAAGTTGCCAG CAAGACCTGCATTCCAGAACTATATTTCCATCATGTTTTGCTTAAATGCGACTGCTTTGCTTGCATGTGCACTTGCAGCACATGGGGCTGGATTTGGATCATG GTTGTACAATATCACGGTCATCTCTTACCATGCCATATACCTTCCTCTTCTTTATGTTACTTTTCTGGCGGACTTTTTCCAG GAGGATGACTTGCATCTGGAGAATGTATACTACTCAGAAATGAAAGATGCTGGCTTCTTTGATGCCGATTGGGAGTAA